AAGAGAAGCGGGCAAACCGTGGTCGGCAGCGGTCCTCCACACCACAGCGCGCACTAGCATGAACATCCTCTCATCATCGACGACACAGTAACACCGACTCCCACCATCCACTCCTCTGCAACAAACTCAAACATCCCCAGCCCAGTCCCCACTCCCATCCGTGTCAGCCAGCGCAGATCAATCGTTAAAACCCGCCTCGGAATCTTTTACCATCCATCTTTTACCAGCCCTCCCCTCCGCAACTACGGCCAACCATGCAACCTCCGAAGCTTTAGCGAAAGATGGACCGCAAACTCCCCCCAATCCCATCAGTGTCAGTCAGTGCAAGTCAGCGGTTAAAACCAGCCTCTGAATCTTTGACCAGCCCCTCTCTCCTCCGCCCCCAGTCGCAAACCCTCATCCCTTTTTCCTCCTCTTTCCCCTCTTTCGGCCAATTCTGATTCAGCATGAGCGTCATATCAGCGTCTCATCAGCGGTTAAAATCCGGCTCTCCCCCCATAGGCCCTGTTCCCCCTCACTACCCCCGCGCATTCCGTCATTCGGCCTTCGTCATTTTTTCGTCATTCGGGCTTACTCATTCGTCATTCCATCCACGCTCCCTGCCCTCGGCCAAAACAACCGAGAACAGAGAACCGCGAACAGAGAACAAAAAACGTTACTTGATCTCCTGCGCCCAGAAAATGTGCCAGTCGTCCAGGTTGTTCAGATCCACCGCACCCGGATTCACGCTGCCGTCATCCGCAATGCCATCTGCCGCCAGGATCGCCTTGCGGGTGTCATCAGCATGGATGTAGCCCGAGATCGCCTGGTTGTGCTTGTAGATGTTGCCCTTCGTCAGGTTCACGCCCGGCTGCGCCTTGATCCAGCTCTCCAGCTGCGGATAGCTCGGCTTCGTCGCGATGAACGCCTTGAACGTGTCGATGTTGATGCCCAGCGCATCCAGCGTCATCTGGTCATACCCGCAGCCCACGCCCGGATACTCAGAGTGCAGCTTCCCCGCAGCAGCCAGCGAGGCCTTCTGCCACAGACGCGGAAGATGAAGAACACCAAGGGGACCGGCGATGCCGGAGCTGATAAGAGGAACAATCTGGCTCATGGATAAGGGAGTGGTTGGATTAGGATTCAGTGACCATTCGCAGCAGCGAACGAGCCCCCAACTCTGAAGGCCCCTCGCAGCAGCGGCAAGAACAAACGCTCCATCCCCATTTTTTGAGCGCAATTATCAAGAAATCCCCCGCAATTTTTTCACACCTCATCATCCCCCCATTCCAAAGAATTCGCGGCCCTTCGCGCCCATTCGCGTTTGAAATCCCACTCCACACTTCCGCCTCTTTGCGCCATCCACGCCAGCCCTGCAAGACCCGCAAAGCCAACCCCTCTGAAATCATAAATCGTAAATCATAAATCATAAATTTTCCCGCCTCCCATTTTTGCGCCCCTCTTGCGCCTCTTTGCGGCAACCCAAGCCAGCCGTGCAAGACCAACGCTCCCTCGCCCTCATTCCAAAAAATTCGCGGCTCTTCGCGCCCATTCGCGTTTGAAAATCCCACTCCACACTTCCGCCTCTTTGCGCCATCCACGCCAGCCCTGCAAGACCCGCAAAGCCGAACCCTCTGAAATCATAAATCGTAAATCATAAATCATAAATTCCCCTCCCCAACCGTAAACCACGGTAAACTCCCCGCCCTCCCCCTCAGCCCCGCTTCATGAAAAACCTCCGCCACCTCGCCCTGGCACTTCTCCTCCCCCTCCCCTGCCTCGCCGCTGACGAAAAGCCCGCCAAGGCCCCCAAGGCCACCCCCATCAAATCCCCTCTCGAGCTCCACCGCTGGTCCGGCACCCTCAACGTCCCCGACCCCGTCGCTGTCACCGTCGATCCCCAGGGCCGCATCTACGTCTCCGCCACCACCCGCCGCAAAGTCGCCGACCTCGACATCCGCGAGCACACCCAGTGGATCCCCGACGACGTCGCCCTCACCAGCGTCGAAGAAAAAGAAGCCTTCCTCAAACGCGAGCTCGCCCCCGGCAAAACACGCCTCCCTCGCGGCGGCCTCGCCGACCACAACAAAGACGGCTCCATCGACTGGAAAGACCTTACCGTCCACTCCGAGCGCATCTACCAGCTCTGCGACACCGACCACGACGGCACCGCCGATAAAATCACCACCTTCGCCGAAGGCTTCAACAGCGTCGTCACCGGCATCGCTGCCGGCATCCTCTACCACGACGGCTGGGTTTACGTCACCGTCGCCCCCGACCTCGTCCGCCTTCGCGATACCAATGACGACGGCGTCGCCGATGAGCGCGAGATCGTCGCCCACGGCTTCGGCATGCACATCGCCTACGCCGGCCACGACATGCACGGCCCCCGCATCGGCCCCGACGGCCGCATCTACTGGAGCATCGGCGACAAAGGCGTCAACGTCACCAGCAAAGAGGGGAAACACTTCTACTACCCCCACGAAGGCTGCGTCATGCGCTGCGAGCCCGACGGCTCCCACTTCGAAGTCTTCGCCCACGGCCTCCGCAACATCCAGGAAATCGCCTTCGACGACTACGGCAACATGTTCGGCGTGGACAACGACGCCGACCTCCCCGGCGAGCGCGAGCGTTTCGTTTACATCACCGAGCTCAGCGACTCCGGCTGGCGCTGCAGCCACCAGTACCAGAAAGAGCACAGCCGCTGGATCCGCGACGGCATCTGGCAGCCCGCCCATCCCGGCCAGCCCCTCTTCATCACGCCCCCTCTCGCCAACTACTCCAACGGCCCCGCCGGCTTCATCCACGAGCCCGGCACCGCCCTCGGCACCTCCCTGCGCGGCCACTTCATCCTCGACCAGTTCCCCTCCGGTCAGATGACCGCCTTCCAGATCGTCCCCTCCGGCAGCACCTTCAAGATGCAGAACGAGCGCCTCATTCACTCCGGCCTCATGGGCATCGGCCTCGCCGTCGCCCCCACCGGAGAGCTCATCATCGCCGACTGGGACGGCGGCTACCCCCTCGATGAAAAAGGCGCCATCTGGTTCGCCGACGACCCCACCGGCAAAAACAGCACCGAGCGCCAGGAAACCCAAAAACTCCTCACTTCCGAAAACCTCGACCCCACCCACCTCTCACACCCCGACCAGCGCGTCCGACTCCAGGCCCAATTCACCCTCGTCAAAAAGGGTGATTATGCTGTGCTGCAAAAAACAGCCCTCGACAAAAAAGCCCCCCGCCTTGCCCGCATCCACGCCATCTGGGGCCTCGGCCAGGGCATGCGCTTCGGAAAAGTCGAAGCCGCAACTTTGTTGCCCCTGATTGCGGAATCCGACACAGAAATCGTCATTTCCGCCGTCAAAATGCTCAGCGATGTAAAGACCTCCGGAGCCCCTCTCGTCCCCCTCCTCACCCACTCCTCCCAGCGCGTCCGCTTCCACGCCGCCATCGCCCTCGGCAAGCTCGCAGAACCCACCGCCGTCAAAGCACTTCTCGGCATGGCAGCGCAGGAAAGCGCAGATCCCTACATGCGCCACGCCATCGTCACCGGCCTCGCCGGTTGCGCCGACGAAGCCACCCTCGCCAAACACACCAACGACAAGCAGTCCCTCTGCTGTCTCCTTGCACTTGCACGCAACCACTCGCCACTCGTTGCAGCATTCCTCACCCACAAAACCTATGCCGCCGAAGCCGAGCGCGCCATCCACGACGACACAGGCATCCCCTCCGCCCTCCCCAAGCTCACCACCCGCTCCACCCCTCGCGGCCTCAATGCCTGCCTCCGCCTCGGCATCGCCGAGCCCGTCATCCAGGCTGCACTTAAGAGCACCCCGCTGCAGGGAGAGGCACTGGATGTCCTCCTCACCTTCACCGCCCCCCCGCGCCTCGACCGCATCGACGGCATGGCGCACGAAGCTGCACCACGCGACACCAAAGCCTTCGCAGCCCTCGTTCAGCCGCACCTCGATGCACTTCTCGCCATCCAGGACGGCGGCCTCAAGGCCAAAGCC
The sequence above is drawn from the Prosthecobacter vanneervenii genome and encodes:
- a CDS encoding DUF5069 domain-containing protein translates to MSQIVPLISSGIAGPLGVLHLPRLWQKASLAAAGKLHSEYPGVGCGYDQMTLDALGINIDTFKAFIATKPSYPQLESWIKAQPGVNLTKGNIYKHNQAISGYIHADDTRKAILAADGIADDGSVNPGAVDLNNLDDWHIFWAQEIK
- a CDS encoding PVC-type heme-binding CxxCH protein; amino-acid sequence: MKNLRHLALALLLPLPCLAADEKPAKAPKATPIKSPLELHRWSGTLNVPDPVAVTVDPQGRIYVSATTRRKVADLDIREHTQWIPDDVALTSVEEKEAFLKRELAPGKTRLPRGGLADHNKDGSIDWKDLTVHSERIYQLCDTDHDGTADKITTFAEGFNSVVTGIAAGILYHDGWVYVTVAPDLVRLRDTNDDGVADEREIVAHGFGMHIAYAGHDMHGPRIGPDGRIYWSIGDKGVNVTSKEGKHFYYPHEGCVMRCEPDGSHFEVFAHGLRNIQEIAFDDYGNMFGVDNDADLPGERERFVYITELSDSGWRCSHQYQKEHSRWIRDGIWQPAHPGQPLFITPPLANYSNGPAGFIHEPGTALGTSLRGHFILDQFPSGQMTAFQIVPSGSTFKMQNERLIHSGLMGIGLAVAPTGELIIADWDGGYPLDEKGAIWFADDPTGKNSTERQETQKLLTSENLDPTHLSHPDQRVRLQAQFTLVKKGDYAVLQKTALDKKAPRLARIHAIWGLGQGMRFGKVEAATLLPLIAESDTEIVISAVKMLSDVKTSGAPLVPLLTHSSQRVRFHAAIALGKLAEPTAVKALLGMAAQESADPYMRHAIVTGLAGCADEATLAKHTNDKQSLCCLLALARNHSPLVAAFLTHKTYAAEAERAIHDDTGIPSALPKLTTRSTPRGLNACLRLGIAEPVIQAALKSTPLQGEALDVLLTFTAPPRLDRIDGMAHEAAPRDTKAFAALVQPHLDALLAIQDGGLKAKAVELLTQLQLQVPAPVLQQIISDTTARATLRSEALKLMASQHAATPEFATTLDLALKDTSPAELRREALRQLFTHQPDRAITEAAAILEKGDTTTQQLALNLLSTSKDDTLITRWLDRLAEGKAPAAIQLDILEAASTRESLKPRLASLQLGASELLEGGDAARGKDIVTNNLGANCLACHTVEAKEGSQVGPNLKTIGSQKDRPYILESLLNPVAKIAPGYGFVSLTTKDGKTIAAVLEKEDAKQVILRLPDGKKQTFPRDQIASLPPPISVMPPMLGILTKPQIRDVVAYLAGLKGKSGKKSAPSSH